A stretch of Coccidioides posadasii str. Silveira chromosome 2, complete sequence DNA encodes these proteins:
- a CDS encoding uncharacterized protein (EggNog:ENOG410PRBS~COG:S~BUSCO:5031at33183), which produces MSKRSHVPDIPDQSSPTEGSSQLQHEPERFPSTAGDTTPVHAGSRSIAVDSILNPPANPTLESPSHQGSNGPLESPVSSTSPSPSPSPVVPLSQTDPARFRLDRSVSPRLHQRRILTPRSPASRAASLGTRFASYPGTMDVTQFPFIQSPPPQSGATLPGSYSHPQSSFLPEQRTTLPPSQDTAPSTPHSSYSPFQQASPAHMLQQPLPLSQVGLPPFIAHQMAMESTQGLIPVTIDMDSGSKKASDKRKKNSHASRRFRQRKKATENEKARILEKLQEDMKFLRQAVAFYRSERDYFRDYISRIPGVHIPPRPASPQFPEQAPVILTQASESESDGRVTSRRNVRSRTGPPSSGVSLPTTLQPLPFNLPGYQSAQQSPWPPSSATTPEASQQFQPPFHAPYRAHPPASPQSHDAMFTHQQQPPKG; this is translated from the coding sequence ATGTCGAAGCGGTCGCATGTGCCAGATATCCCCGATCAGAGTTCGCCGACTGAAGGTTCCAGCCAGCTCCAGCATGAGCCAGAAAGATTCCCTTCCACGGCCGGTGATACTACTCCTGTTCATGCAGGATCTCGCTCAATCGCAGTGGATTCAATTCTGAATCCGCCCGCAAATCCAACTCTCGAATCACCCTCTCACCAAGGCAGCAATGGCCCACTAGAGTCCCCCGTTTCTTCGACATCCCCCTCTCCCTCCCCGTCTCCAGTTGTGCCACTTTCCCAAACGGACCCCGCGCGCTTTCGACTCGACAGATCCGTGTCTCCAAGGCTCCATCAACGACGAATATTGACCCCTCGATCCCCCGCTTCTCGTGCTGCGAGCTTGGGAACCAGATTTGCTTCATACCCAGGAACCATGGATGTAACCCAATTCCCTTTCATCCAGTCTCCGCCTCCACAAAGCGGTGCAACTTTACCGGGCAGTTATAGTCACCCTCAATCCTCCTTTCTCCCTGAACAGCGAACAACTCTTCCACCTTCACAAGATACTGCCCCAAGCACTCCACATTCTTCTTACAGCCCCTTCCAGCAGGCGTCGCCAGCGCATATGCTGCAACAGCCTTTACCACTGTCCCAAGTGGGACTGCCTCCATTTATAGCTCATCAGATGGCAATGGAAAGCACTCAGGGGCTGATACCAGTGACCATTGACATGGATTCTGGTTCAAAAAAAGCGTCCGACAAGCGGAAGAAAAACAGCCACGCCTCAAGGAGATTCCGCCAAAGGAAAAAGGCAactgaaaatgaaaaagccCGCATCTTAGAAAAACTGCAGGAGGACATGAAATTTTTAAGGCAAGCGGTCGCGTTTTATCGAAGTGAGCGCGATTATTTCCGTGACTACATCAGTAGGATACCGGGTGTGCATATCCCTCCTCGTCCTGCTTCTCCTCAATTTCCGGAGCAGGCCCCGGTAATTCTTACTCAGGCATCTGAATCAGAGTCAGATGGTCGGGTAACGTCTCGTCGCAATGTCCGGTCGCGAACCGGTCCTCCATCTTCGGGAGTGTCATTGCCGACTACTCTTCAACCACTACCATTTAATCTTCCAGGCTATCAATCCGCTCAGCAGTCCCCATGGCCCCCGTCATCCGCAACGACTCCCGAGGCTTCACAGCAATTTCAACCACCTTTCCACGCTCCTTATCGTGCTCACCCTCCCGCATCACCGCAGAGCCATGACGCCATGTTTACCCATCAACAACAACCTCCAAAAGGGTGA